A window from Amblyomma americanum isolate KBUSLIRL-KWMA chromosome 7, ASM5285725v1, whole genome shotgun sequence encodes these proteins:
- the LOC144099168 gene encoding uncharacterized protein LOC144099168 isoform X2 — MAKQESISDAESGWADYSFEQPAPRSSERWSPSQVSSTRPEAVHPAGPLIKIKTVNVYNIVVQDGEVDKVVNILEKKNQRDYDDIDRRRARSPTKRAEDNGRYSNKRQDDREKYQRLQRRHSRRSEYSIRDSGYAHRSRRRSCQDP, encoded by the exons ATGGCGAAGCAGGAATCCATTTCCGATGCGGAGAGCGGATGGG CTGATTATTCGTTCGAACAACCTGCACCCAGATCGTCCGAAAGGTGGTCGCCCTCCCAAGTATCGAGCACG AGGCCAGAAGCAGTGCATCCTGCTGGGCCTCTTATCAAAATTAAAACAGTGAACGTCTACAATATCGTCGTTCAGGATGGAGAAGTGGACAAGGTTGTCAAtattttggagaaaaaaaatcaaagagATTATGATGACATTGATAGGCGTCGTGCCAGGAGTCCTACAAAG CGCGCAGAAGATAATGGACGCTACTCAAATAAGAGGCAAGATGATCGAGAAAAGTACCAAAGATTACAGAGGCGTCATTCTCGCCGTTCAGAGTACAGTATACGTGACAGCGGATATGCACACCGCAGTCGTCGGAGAAGTTGTCAAGACCCCTGA
- the LOC144099168 gene encoding uncharacterized protein LOC144099168 isoform X1 → MSASNAASKSSGGLFWDVKYALIEPADYSFEQPAPRSSERWSPSQVSSTRPEAVHPAGPLIKIKTVNVYNIVVQDGEVDKVVNILEKKNQRDYDDIDRRRARSPTKRAEDNGRYSNKRQDDREKYQRLQRRHSRRSEYSIRDSGYAHRSRRRSCQDP, encoded by the exons ATGTCAGCAAGCAATGCGGCTTCGAAATCTAGCGGTGGCCTCTTTTGGGACGTCAAGTACGCCCTCATTGAACCAG CTGATTATTCGTTCGAACAACCTGCACCCAGATCGTCCGAAAGGTGGTCGCCCTCCCAAGTATCGAGCACG AGGCCAGAAGCAGTGCATCCTGCTGGGCCTCTTATCAAAATTAAAACAGTGAACGTCTACAATATCGTCGTTCAGGATGGAGAAGTGGACAAGGTTGTCAAtattttggagaaaaaaaatcaaagagATTATGATGACATTGATAGGCGTCGTGCCAGGAGTCCTACAAAG CGCGCAGAAGATAATGGACGCTACTCAAATAAGAGGCAAGATGATCGAGAAAAGTACCAAAGATTACAGAGGCGTCATTCTCGCCGTTCAGAGTACAGTATACGTGACAGCGGATATGCACACCGCAGTCGTCGGAGAAGTTGTCAAGACCCCTGA